The nucleotide window AGGGCGGCAAGCCCCGGAGCACCCCCGTGCACGCCGCAGTACGCGGCACCGGCGCGGACGATGCCGCCGCCGGGCCGGTGAAGGTGGAGGTCAGGGACCTCAACCTGTGGTACGGGGAGACCCAGGCCCTTCACGGCATCAACCTCGACGTCCGCGAGCGCGAGGTCACCGCCCTGATCGGCCCCTCCGGCTGCGGCAAGTCCACGTTCCTGCGCTGCATCAACCGCATGAACGACCTCATCCCCAGCGTCCAGGTGGACGGGGGGATCTACCTGGACAGCCGGGACATCTACGACCCGAGCGTGGACGTGGTCCAGCTGCGCTCCCGGGTGGGGATGGTCTTCCAGAAGCCCAACCCCTTCCCCAAGAGCATCTACGAGAACATCGCCTACGCCCCGCGCATCCACGGCATCGCCAAGAAAGGCGCCGAGATGGATGACCTGGTGGAGACCAGCCTGCGCAAGGCGGGGCTGTGGAAGGAAGTGGCCGACCGCTTGGACCAGCCGGGCACGTCGCTCTCCGGCGGCCAGCAGCAGCGCCTGTGCATCGCCCGGGCCATCGCCGTG belongs to Thiohalorhabdus denitrificans and includes:
- the pstB gene encoding phosphate ABC transporter ATP-binding protein PstB codes for the protein MQQPNSATAQPEPEAANGGGPGGTTDQPEGGKPRSTPVHAAVRGTGADDAAAGPVKVEVRDLNLWYGETQALHGINLDVREREVTALIGPSGCGKSTFLRCINRMNDLIPSVQVDGGIYLDSRDIYDPSVDVVQLRSRVGMVFQKPNPFPKSIYENIAYAPRIHGIAKKGAEMDDLVETSLRKAGLWKEVADRLDQPGTSLSGGQQQRLCIARAIAVSPEVILMDEPASALDPVATATIEELIDELRQNYTILIVTHNMQQAARVARYTAFFHMGELIEYDDTETMFTNPRERKTEDYITGRFG